AACAGCTGCGGGAAGCCATGATTTGGTTGGAAAAGGGCAACTTGTCGCGCGCCATTCCGCCCCTGGGAGACGATGAAGTCGGGCGTTTGGGGGAACAATTGGGACGCATCAGCAAAAAGTGGGAGGATCAAGTCACAACGCTGCAGCGCCTTTCCACAAACAATGCCGAATTGGCGGAAAAAGTCCGGACGACGGCCGTGTTAGAAGAGCGGCAGCGGTTGGCCCGCGATCTTCACGACGCGGTTAGCCAGCAGTTGTTTGCGATATCGATGACCGCAACCGCGGTAGGCCGCACGTTGGATAAAGATTTTGCGCGCGCCAGGCGGCAAATTGCGCTCATTGAAGAAATGGCGGCGGTGGCGCAATCGGAAATGCGCGCGCTGCTTTTGCATTTGCGGCCGGTCAATTTGCAGGGAAAAAGCTTGTCGGCCGGTTTGCATGAACTTCTGGAGGAGCTGCAGGCGAAAGTGCCGATTGAAATTGCCGGCGAGATCGAAGAAAACATCTTTTTGCCAAAAGGCATCGAAGACCATCTGTTTCGCATCGCCCAGGAAGCGTTATCCAATACGTTGCGGCATTCGCGCGCCACGAAAATGGAAGTGCGGCTGCATAAAAAAGACGATTCGGTGCGCTTATCGGTGCGCGATAATGGAATCGGTTTTGACCCGAATGTGCAAAAGCAAGCTTCGTACGGCTTGACGACGATGCAGGAAAGAGTGAATGAAGTCGGCGGCTCGCTCAGCATTGTTACCGCTCCAGGCAAAGGCACCCGCGTGGATATTCGTATTCCGATTATGAAAAGCGAAGGAGACGAAAAAAGTGACAGAGGAAAATCCGATTAAAGTGCTGCTGGTGGATGATCACGAAATGGTGCGCATCGGGCTCGCGGCGGTTCTGTCCACCGAAGATGGCCTCGAGGTTGTAGGCGAAGCGGGCAACGGGGAAGAAGGCATTCGGCTGGCCAAAGAGTTTAAGCCGGATGTTGTGCTGATGGATCTGGTGATGGAAGGAATGGACGGCATTGAGGCGACAAAACGGCTCTTGAACATCCATCCCGATTGCAAAGTCATTGTGTTGACGAGCTACCTGGACGACGAAAAAATTTATCCGGTCATCGAAGCCGGCGCTTTCAGCTATTTGTTGAAAACTTCACGCGCGGCGGAAATTGCGCAGGCAATCAGGGCGGCGGCGAGAGGGCAATCCATCCTCGAATCGCAAGTGGCGAGCAAACTAATGAACAGATTCCGCCGGGACAAAACGCAAACGAACGCTCACGAAGACTTGACGGAGCGGGAGATGGAAGTGCTGCGGCTGATCGCTCAAGGCAAATCGAATCAGGAAGTGGCGGACGAATTGTTTATCGGCGTGAAGACGGTCAAATTTCATGTAACCAATATTCTTGCCAAACTCGGTGTGGAGGATAGGACACAAGCGGCAATTTACGCCCACCGCCATGGATTGGTGGAATAAGCTTCCCATTTGTCCACGCAAAGCGGCGGGGCGCCCCATATTCTAGATTGAAACGAATAATGGAGGCGTCTACCATGATACTTCGGCATCGCCGCCCGGCGCGCGATGACAACCAAATTTTACGGCTTATCGCGGCGGAGCTCGTGCCGCTCAGCCAAGTGGCGCACCCGGATTTGAAGTTCGATCGGAAATTAACGAAAAAGCGGTTGGCGCAAGGAACAACGGTTGTAGCCGCGGGCAAAAACGGCGCGATTAAAGGATTCATTACCTATTACATCAAAAACCGCGCCTTATGCGTCGATATGCTTGCCGTGCAGCGTCAAGCGCGCAGAAACGGTTTGGGTACCAGTTTGCTGCGTCATGCGGAGCAGGTTGGCCGAAAACATCGTTGCGACAGCGCCATTTTGTACGTGGATGCCGGAAACGAGGCGGGCAAGGCGTTTTACCGTCGTTTGGGCTATCATGAACTACAATATTTGCCGCATAGCAAATGCTATTTATATGTAAAGCCGCTCTTAGCCGCGCCGGTCTACTTTCCGCTGAACCGGCCGCCTGCGCGTTTTCCGGAATGGCTCGCCAATGCCTAGCGGGAAAAGTAAAAAGCTCCCTTATTTGCTTGCACAAGCAAAGGGAACTTTTTTAATGTGAACCCGAAAAATGAACGCTTTTAAGGCAACGTTAATTATCATCTGAAAACAGATAGGCAATTTGCGCCATTTCCAGGGCAAAAGCGTTGCCCGTTTCCGCGGCGAAATTTCCGGCGGCGCTTTGCAGAAATTGACCGTAATGGTTTCGTTTTGCTTTCAGCGATTTGGCCGTGGTGGTTTTGCGTTTGCTTTTTTGCGATGTTGCCGCAGCAGCCGGGGCAGGATCTTCGTTGAAATACAACACGCCGCCTTCCACTCTGCTGAGCCTGCCAAAAGCCTCGATTTCCTCATGCGTGATTGCATACAGGTTGCGTCCGATATATGGCTTGACGGTATCCTCGTTGATTGGAAAAATGGGTTGCACCTTTACACCTCCCCGCAACAGTTCCGTTAATGTTTCTCCAATACCATATTCATGAAGGGAATGCCGCGTATAGGTGAATAACCAAATAACAGCGAGACTATTACCGTGGGCTTATCGGATACATGTTATTTTTTCATAGAGTTCCCCAATTGAATGGCTTCCCTCACCGACCCATCCGTCTGCTGCAACAATTTTTCCGCTGTTCGGCAATCCACATTCGCCAAAAAACTGATGATTGCCAACTTGACGTTGCCTTCCGCTTCGTCATACAACCGTGCGGCGATTTCATCGGTTGTATTGGTGGCAAGTTTGATAATCCGTTTTGCCCGTTCTTTTAACTTTGTGTTTGATGGCAGCAAGTCGACCATGAGATTTCCGTATACTTTTCCCAGTTTGATCATTGAAACGGTAGTTATCATATTTAATATCATCTTTTGTGCCGTACCGGCTTTCATGCGGGTTGAACCCATAATCACTTCGGGGCCGACAATCGCCTCAATCATGATATCCGCAAACTGATTCATGAGAGAATCGCGATTATTGCAGACGCCGATAACGGCCGCTCCTGATTTTTTGGCCTGGCGCATGGCGCCCAGAACATAAGGCGTCCTGCCGCTGGCGGCAATGCCGACAACAACGTCGGAAGGGCCAATATGCAAATTGGCCGCGTCTTGTTCGCCCATTTGATCGTTGTCTTCCGCGCCTTCTATAGAATCGGTAATGGCTCTTTGCCCGCCGGCTATAATCCCCTGAACCAACTTTGGATCTGTTCCAAAAGTAGGCGGGCACTCGGATGCGTCAAGTATGCCGATTCTACCGCTGGTTCCGGCGCCAAAGTAAAATAATCTGCCTCCCTTGCGAAATTGTTCGGCCACCTTTTCAACCGCCAAAACAATTTGCGGAATCGCGTCTCTTACTGCCAATGCTACCTTTTCATCCTCTTTATTTATTAATTGGAGAATCTCAAGCGTTGAAAGCTGGTCAATGTTCAATGTCTTTGTATTTAATTGTTCGGTTGTCAAATATTGAATATCTTCAATCATACGAATACAGCCTCCGGATGTTATAAATTCAGTCGATGAAAAAAGTTTGCCGTATCATGCTTCGTTTCTCCCGGATAATTGCAATGCTATACGGGCAGCTCCCATGGCGGCAGGATGCGCGGCCGGAATGATTTTGTTGGTGGCGCCACTTTCCGCGATGATGCGACAAAACGTATCCCGGAACCGGCCGGAATGTCCAAATATGGAGCCGGCTACCGCAATGGACGAATGCTGAAAATTTGCGTTTTTTTGCCTTAACGCCAAAACAAGCCGGGCTAATTGCGACGCGGCTTCGTCGATAATTTGCCTTGCCACTTCATCGTCATGATTGCAGGCAGCGATGCACAACTTAGCGAGCCCGGCAATTTCTCTCTTGCCTATGTTTTTGTTATAAACATAGCTTTTTAAATCCTGCGGCGAATCACCGCCAATATGTTGCAAAACCAGGCCGGTCAACCGTGTTGCCGGATAAATGCCGTCGTGGCTTTTTGCGACCGCTTGCAATGTGTGCAAACCGATTTGGTATCCGCTGCCCTCGTCGCCCAGCAAATGCCCCCAGCCTCCAACCCGATAGCGTTCTCCGCTTTTTGTCACGCCGAACACGATCGAGCCGGTGCCGGCTATCGCGATTATGCCATTCATTTCGCCAAAAGCCGCCATTAGGGCAATTTCCGCGTCGTTTTTGATGCAAAACGGAATTTTTACGCGAAGTTGGGAAAAATAGTGTTCGATGCCGTCGGACAGCATCTTTCGTTCTTGATCCCGGTCAACTCCGGCTATGCCAAGGCAAATGCCGTTACAATCCCGTACGGGAAATAACGGCTGCGAAAAAATGTTGTCAAGCAGTGAAGTTATATGGAGCGTCGCATGTTCGGCCGATAAGGAAAAAGGGTTGGATTGTTTGCCCCAAAAATGTCCGATTTCCTCACCTTGCGGATTGATGCATATGGCTTCCGTTTTGGTTCCACCGCCGTCTATTCCGATTGTAAATTTCATCTCTTCACCCGCAATCAAAGGAATGATTAAACTCATTATATACAAATGAAAAACCAAAGTAAAATATTTTTTTAAAATAAAATTTTAAGCTTGAAAAATTATTTCGGATGATGATATAATGTGGTCACAGTTGAAAGCGATAACACGCAATTCTCAGCGAGAGGTAATAAATTTATGGCAAAACTAAAGGTACTGGCAGGAATTGATTGCCTGCAAAGCGAAGCCCGGCATTTATTGAAAAACAAAAAGATCGGCCTTATCACAAATCCGACCGGCATCGACTCCCGTTTTCAATCCACGATTGAAATTTGCGCTTCTTTGCAGGATGCCCGGCTGACTGCGCTATTCGCCTGTGAACACGGAATAAGGGGAGACAAGCAAGCGGGAATGCTGCTTGCTGATGAAACGGACAAGCAATTAAACATTCCGGTCTTCAGCCTGTATGGCAAAAATAAGCGGCCGCAGCAATATATGCTGGAGCATTTGGATGTTTTAATCTTTGACATTCAGGATTTGGGCGTTAGGTTTTACACTTATTTGACAACTTTAATATATGCGATGGAGGCATGCGCGCGGTTTGGCAAGAAACTCATGGTCCTGGACAGGCCCAATCCTCTTGGAGGACTGAAAGCGGAGGGAGGGATATTGCAGCCTGGGTACGAATCAATGGTCGGCGCATGGTCTGTACCGTATCAAACCGGATTGACAGTTGGTGAATTTGCCAACCTGGTTAATGAGGAGGCGGCCATCGGATGTGATCTGCATGTTGTTCCCCTGCAAAATTGGCGGAGGGAAATGGAATTCGATGAGACCGGACTGCCGTGGCTTCCGCCGTCGCCCAATATGCCGACAATTGATACGGCTAGAGTTTACCCGGGGATGTGTTTGTTTGAGGGGACGAATCTCTCGGAAGGAAGAGGAACGACCAAACCTTTTGAATGGTTAGGCGCGCCATGGCTAAACGCGGAGAAGCTTTGCCGTTGCGTAAACGAAGCGGGCTTGCCGGGCGTTCGCTGCCACCCCACGCATTTTACTCCTGTCTTTTCCAAATATAAAGGAGAACTTTGTCATGGCGTTTATTTGATTGTAACGGATAAGAAAGAGTACCGCCCGGTTGTTACGGCGTTATATCTGCTTCACTATATTGCCGTCATCCACAAAGATCAGCTTGCCTGGTCGCAAAAACCAAATGAAAAGCCATTCATCGATATGTTGTCCGGAAGCGATATGATCCGCAGATTCATTGCCCAGCCGGAAGGATTGCAGACGATTCTGGATCATTACGACCGCGATATACAGCGCTGGCGGGAACGGTGCGGGAAATATTTGCTCTACACATAATCCGGGCCATATCAATTTTAGGGGGGGATGCGATGGGCCGGTTGGAACAATCATAGAAAGTGAATTTTCCTGTGGAATGACCTGAGGAGGAGAGAAAATGGCGGAAATTACATTTAGATGCTACCGTTCCGGCGACGAGCCGGCCATCCTGGATTTATGGAATCAAACATTGCACCAGGATCCGATTACGGCAAAGCGGTTTCGGAATCTGGTTTTGCTGGATGCGAATTTTGATCCGGAGGGTCTGCGGCTGGCATTCGATCATGACAAACTCATTGGATGTCTGTATGCCGTCCGGCGTTTGCTGCCGATGCATGGGGTTGATTTGGAGCCCGAAAACGGCTGGATCCCGTGGTTTTCGTCGCAAAAGAGTATCGCAGGCGGGGAATCGCTTCCCGGTTGTTTGCCGATGCGGAACACT
The sequence above is a segment of the Bacilli bacterium genome. Coding sequences within it:
- the murQ gene encoding N-acetylmuramic acid 6-phosphate etherase; translated protein: MIEDIQYLTTEQLNTKTLNIDQLSTLEILQLINKEDEKVALAVRDAIPQIVLAVEKVAEQFRKGGRLFYFGAGTSGRIGILDASECPPTFGTDPKLVQGIIAGGQRAITDSIEGAEDNDQMGEQDAANLHIGPSDVVVGIAASGRTPYVLGAMRQAKKSGAAVIGVCNNRDSLMNQFADIMIEAIVGPEVIMGSTRMKAGTAQKMILNMITTVSMIKLGKVYGNLMVDLLPSNTKLKERAKRIIKLATNTTDEIAARLYDEAEGNVKLAIISFLANVDCRTAEKLLQQTDGSVREAIQLGNSMKK
- a CDS encoding BadF/BadG/BcrA/BcrD ATPase family protein, giving the protein MKFTIGIDGGGTKTEAICINPQGEEIGHFWGKQSNPFSLSAEHATLHITSLLDNIFSQPLFPVRDCNGICLGIAGVDRDQERKMLSDGIEHYFSQLRVKIPFCIKNDAEIALMAAFGEMNGIIAIAGTGSIVFGVTKSGERYRVGGWGHLLGDEGSGYQIGLHTLQAVAKSHDGIYPATRLTGLVLQHIGGDSPQDLKSYVYNKNIGKREIAGLAKLCIAACNHDDEVARQIIDEAASQLARLVLALRQKNANFQHSSIAVAGSIFGHSGRFRDTFCRIIAESGATNKIIPAAHPAAMGAARIALQLSGRNEA
- a CDS encoding response regulator transcription factor, with translation MTEENPIKVLLVDDHEMVRIGLAAVLSTEDGLEVVGEAGNGEEGIRLAKEFKPDVVLMDLVMEGMDGIEATKRLLNIHPDCKVIVLTSYLDDEKIYPVIEAGAFSYLLKTSRAAEIAQAIRAAARGQSILESQVASKLMNRFRRDKTQTNAHEDLTEREMEVLRLIAQGKSNQEVADELFIGVKTVKFHVTNILAKLGVEDRTQAAIYAHRHGLVE
- a CDS encoding sensor histidine kinase; this encodes MPGKEKKLTNMVWRTVGEAILLSLSLFGITIYLLYFYGFLRPIADLEEGIWAGFVLVGAVAAVGAVAGYIHSSKIKKRLEQLREAMIWLEKGNLSRAIPPLGDDEVGRLGEQLGRISKKWEDQVTTLQRLSTNNAELAEKVRTTAVLEERQRLARDLHDAVSQQLFAISMTATAVGRTLDKDFARARRQIALIEEMAAVAQSEMRALLLHLRPVNLQGKSLSAGLHELLEELQAKVPIEIAGEIEENIFLPKGIEDHLFRIAQEALSNTLRHSRATKMEVRLHKKDDSVRLSVRDNGIGFDPNVQKQASYGLTTMQERVNEVGGSLSIVTAPGKGTRVDIRIPIMKSEGDEKSDRGKSD
- a CDS encoding GNAT family N-acetyltransferase, whose product is MILRHRRPARDDNQILRLIAAELVPLSQVAHPDLKFDRKLTKKRLAQGTTVVAAGKNGAIKGFITYYIKNRALCVDMLAVQRQARRNGLGTSLLRHAEQVGRKHRCDSAILYVDAGNEAGKAFYRRLGYHELQYLPHSKCYLYVKPLLAAPVYFPLNRPPARFPEWLANA
- a CDS encoding DUF1343 domain-containing protein codes for the protein MAKLKVLAGIDCLQSEARHLLKNKKIGLITNPTGIDSRFQSTIEICASLQDARLTALFACEHGIRGDKQAGMLLADETDKQLNIPVFSLYGKNKRPQQYMLEHLDVLIFDIQDLGVRFYTYLTTLIYAMEACARFGKKLMVLDRPNPLGGLKAEGGILQPGYESMVGAWSVPYQTGLTVGEFANLVNEEAAIGCDLHVVPLQNWRREMEFDETGLPWLPPSPNMPTIDTARVYPGMCLFEGTNLSEGRGTTKPFEWLGAPWLNAEKLCRCVNEAGLPGVRCHPTHFTPVFSKYKGELCHGVYLIVTDKKEYRPVVTALYLLHYIAVIHKDQLAWSQKPNEKPFIDMLSGSDMIRRFIAQPEGLQTILDHYDRDIQRWRERCGKYLLYT